A single Phalacrocorax aristotelis chromosome 18, bGulAri2.1, whole genome shotgun sequence DNA region contains:
- the LOC142066023 gene encoding adenine phosphoribosyltransferase-like: MDLCHVPATQEKGWYLALMAPNVKGPNYAWLDPSRLYCHPQGLQDCVADLLQPFQEDPIDMVAGIDAMGFILGAAIAAVLRKGFLAIRKAGHLCVETLAQPYTDYSGREKVMEVRTDAISPGLRILLVDQWVETGGTMRAAIQLVERLGGVVAGVAAVCIEDSEGGRWIRERYKCAHCVPPSQQPRFDHHRFGWD; the protein is encoded by the exons ATGGACCTGTGCCACGTCCCTGCCACCCAGGAGAAGGGCTGGTACCTGGCACTGATGGCCCCCAATGTCAAGGGTCCCAACTATGCCTGGCTGGACCCCTCCCGGCTCTACTGCCACCCGCAA GGCTTGCAGGACTGTGTGGCCGACCTGCTGCAGCCCTTCCAGGAGGACCCCATTGACATGGTGGCTGGTATCGATGCCATGGGCTTCATCTTGG GTGCTGCCATTGCTGCCGTGCTGCGGAAAGGCTTCCTGGCCATCCGCAAAGCCGGGCACCTCTGCGTGGAGACACTGGCACAGCCCTACACCGACTACTCGGGCCGAGAGAAGGTGATGGAGGTCCGCACCGACGCCATCTCGCCAG gtcTGCGCATCCTCCTTGTGGACCAGTGGGTCGAAACCGGGGGCACCATGCGAGCGGCCATCCAGCTGGTGGAGCGGCTGGGTGGGGTTGTGGCAG GCGTCGCCGCTGTCTGCATCGAGGACAGCGAGGGTGGGCGGTGGATCCGGGAGCGCTACAAGTGTGCCCACTGCGtccctcccagccagcagccccgCTTTGACCACCACCGGTTCGGCTGGGACTGA
- the PROCA1 gene encoding protein PROCA1, producing the protein MCAPGLLCRLRLLLLLLLLLLLAAAAPGTGAAPPGRPRARRGLTYPGTLWCGAGSNADAYEQLGEHRDTDRCCRDHDHCQHVIHPFTARYGYRNLRWHTISHCDCDRRLKECLRQVNDTASRVVGQAFFNVIQVPCFEFAYKEECVEPYLYVWCKAYNTVAVAVPREPVLYEFGGELIDRAARPRGVPLSPPWSSVGGGAAPVEHHVPTHPLSPHKAAKKERKGKKTDKKKNGKGPKKKDPSEKREPSRPAAAAPIGQGPRAVLPDVGEAANTVPRDAPAWEGLGREPSAAPPPLVLTASGKRRRKERNGKKRLKSKVEAEPAQELRL; encoded by the exons ATGTGCGCCCCGGGGCTGCTCTgccgcctccgcctcctcctcctcctcctcctcctcctcctgctggcgGCAGCCGCCCCCGGCACCGGAGCTGCCCCACCGGGacggccccgcgcccgccgtGGGCTCACGTACCCTGGGACGCTGTGGTGCGGCGCGGGCAGCAACGCGGATGCCTACGAGCAGCTGG GGGAGCACCGGGACACAGACCGGTGCTGCCGGGACCATGACCACTGCCAGCACGTCATCCACCCCTTCACCGCCCGCTACGGGTACCGCAACCTGCGCTGGCACACCATCAGCCACTGCGACTGCGACCGCAG GTTGAAGGAGTGCCTGCGGCAGGTGAACGACACGGCCTCGCGCGTGGTGGGCCAAGCCTTCTTCAACGTCATCCAGGTGCCCTGCTTTGAGTTTGCCTACAAGGAGGAGTGCGTGGAGCCCTACCTCTATGTCTG GTGCAAGGCGTACAACACAGTGGCTGTTGCAGTGCCCAGGGAGCCGGTGCTGTATGAGTTTGGTGGGGAGCTCATTGACCGGGCAGCGAGGCCCAGGGGGGTCCCTCTGAGCCCCCCGTGGAGCAGCGTGGGCGGAGGAGCCGCCCCAGTGGAGCATCATGTGCCCACCCACCCACTGTCCCCCCACAAGGCAGCcaagaaggagaggaaggggaagaagacagacaagaaaaagaacGGGAAAGGTCCAAAAAAGAAAGACCCTTCTGAGAAGAGGGAGCCGAGCCGTCCTGCAGCCGCTGCCCCCATCGGGCAGGGCCCACGGGCCGTGCTGCCAGACGTGGGGGAAGCAGCTAACACCGTCCCAAGGGATGCTCCAGCATGGGAGGGCTTGGGCAGGGAGCCAtctgcagcccccccacccctggtCCTCACTGCCAgcgggaagaggaggaggaaggagagaaatggaaagaagaggCTGAAAAGCAAAGTGGAGGCAGAGCCCGCACAAGAGCTGCGGCTCTGA
- the RPL23A gene encoding large ribosomal subunit protein uL23, whose translation MAPKAKKEAVPPKTEAKAKALKAKKAVLKGVHSHKKKKIRTSPTFRRPKTLRLRQPKYPRKSAPRRNKLDHYAIIKFPLTTESAMKKIEDNNTLVFIVDVKANKHQIKQAVKKLYDIDVAKVNTLIRPDGEKKAYVRLAPDYDALDVANKIGII comes from the exons ATGGCGCCCAAAGCGAAGAAGGAGG CTGTGCCTCCGAAGACAGAGGCGAAGGCCAAGGCGCTGAAGGCCAAGAAGGCCGTCCTGAAGGGCGTCCACAGTCACAAGAAGAAGAAGATCCGCACGTCGCCCACCTTCCGCAGGCCCAAGACCCTGCGACTGCGGCAGCCCAAGTACCCCCGAAAGAGCGCCCCACGGAGAAACAA GCTGGACCATTACGCTATTATCAAGTTCCCGTTGACCACAGAGTCGGCAATGAAAAAGATTGAGGATAACAACACTCTGGTTTTCATCGTCGATGTCAAGGCAAACAAGCACCAGATCAAACAGGCTGTCAAAAAGCTCTATGATATTGATGTGGCCAAGGTCAACACACTGATTAG GCCTGACGGGGAGAAGAAGGCGTATGTCCGTCTGGCTCCAGATTATGATGCACTGGATGTAGCCAACAAG ATTGGAATCATCTAA
- the TLCD1 gene encoding TLC domain-containing protein 1, translating to MGPGWRAPSAALVGGSLALFGGLRRAALAVPQPAAVRSRPGRAWRWRNLLVSFAHSVLAGLWALLSLWHSPELLSDIQDGYSVSGHLLICFSAGYFIHDSLDIIFNHQSRSSWEYLVHHAMAISAFVSLIITGRFLVAAMLLLLVEVSNIFLTIRMLLKMSNVPSPALYEANKYVNLVMYFIFRLAPQAYLTWYFLRYVEVQGQGAFLTANLLLLDAMILMYFSRLLRSDFFPSLRKSSAGRDVDGEKFLID from the exons ATGGGCCCGGGCTGGCGCGCGCCGTCGGCGGCGCTGGTGGGCGGCAGCCTGGCGCTGTtcggggggctgcggcgggcggCCCTGGCCGTGCCCCAGCCCGCCGCCGTCCGCAGCCGCCCCGGCCGCGCCTGGCGCTGGCGGAACCTCCTCGTCTCCTTCGCACACTCCGTGCTGGCCGGGCTGTGGGCCCTCCTCAG cctCTGGCACTCCCCGGAGCTGCTCTCCGACATCCAGGACGGCTACAGCGTCTCAGGGCACCTGCTGATCTGCTTCTCCGCAG GCTACTTCATCCATGACAGCCTTGACATCATCTTCAACCACCAGTCCCGCTCCTCCTGGGAGTACCTGGTGCACCACGCCATG GCCATCTCTGCCTTCGTCTCACTCATCATCACGGGCCGTTTCCTGGTGGCAgcgatgctgctgctgctggtggaggtGAGCAACATCTTCCTCACCATCCGCATGCTGCTGAAGATGAGCAACGTGCCTTCCCCGGCGCTCTACGAGGCCAACAAGTATGTCAACCTGGTGATGTACTTCATCTTCCGCCTGGCGCCGCAGGCTTACCTCACCTGGTACTTCCTCCGCTACGTGGAGGTGCAGGGCCAGGGTGCCTTCCTCACTGCCAACCTCCTGCTGCTCGACGCCATGATCCTCATGTACTTCTCCCGCCTTCTCCgctctgattttttcccctccctgcgcAAGAGCTCTGCGGGGAGAGACGTGGATGGTGAGAAGTTTCTGATAGACTGA
- the RAB34 gene encoding ras-related protein Rab-34 isoform X1 has protein sequence MNVLAPVRRDRVIADLPPCFRKEAALHARAAFHPTVASACQEQRTGTVGFKISKIIVVGDLSVGKTCLINRFCKDTFDKNYKATIGVDFEMERFEVLGVPFSLQLWDTAGQERFKCIASTYYRGAQAIVIVFDVNDVASLDHTRQWLADALKENDPSNVILFLVGSKKDLSTPAQYSLMEKDALKVAQEMQAEYWAVSSLTGENVRDFFFRVAALTFENSVLAELERSSARKIGDTVRISSNENDLYLSAPRKKPKCCQ, from the exons ATGAACGTGCTGGCTCCGGTCCGCAGGGACAGGGTCATCGCCGACCTGCCCCCA TGTTTTCGGAAGGAGGCCGCCCTGCACGCCCGCGCTGCCTTCCACCCCACGGTGGCCAGCGCCTGCCAGGAGCAGCGGACGGGCACCGTGGG GTTCAAGATCTCCAAGATCATCGTGGTGGGGGACCTCTCGGTGGGGAAGACCTGCCTGATCAACCG CTTTTGCAAGGACACCTTCGACAAGAACTACAAGGCGACCATTGGGGTGGATTTCGAGATGGAGCGGTTCGAGGTGCTGGGGGTGCCCTTCAGCCTGCAGCT GTGGGACACGGCCGGCCAGGAGCGCTTCAAGTGCATCGCCTCCACCTACTACCGGGGAGCACAAG CCATCGTCATCGTCTTCGATGTCAACGATGTGGCATCCCTGGACCACACACG GCAGTGGCTGGCTGATGCCCTGAAGGAGAATGACCCATCCAACGTCATCCTCTTCTTGGTGGGCTCCAAGAAGGACCTGAGC ACGCCGGCACAGTACAGCCTGATGGAGAAGGATGCTCTGAAAGTGGCCCAGGAGATGCAGGCGGAGTACTGGGCCGTCTCCTCACTCACTG gggagaaCGTGCGGGATTTCTTCTTCCGTGTGGCGGCACTAACCTTCGAGAACAGCGTGCTGGCCGAGCTGGAGCGCAGCAGTGCCCGCAAGATCGGAGACACCGTGC GGATCAGCAGCAACGAGAATGACCTGTACCTGTCGGCACCCCGCAAGAAACCCAAGTGTTGCCAGTGA
- the RAB34 gene encoding ras-related protein Rab-34 isoform X2, translated as MWLAAERESRAEGFKISKIIVVGDLSVGKTCLINRFCKDTFDKNYKATIGVDFEMERFEVLGVPFSLQLWDTAGQERFKCIASTYYRGAQAIVIVFDVNDVASLDHTRQWLADALKENDPSNVILFLVGSKKDLSTPAQYSLMEKDALKVAQEMQAEYWAVSSLTGENVRDFFFRVAALTFENSVLAELERSSARKIGDTVRISSNENDLYLSAPRKKPKCCQ; from the exons ATGTGGCTGGCGGCGGAGCGGGAGAGCCGGGCTGAAGG GTTCAAGATCTCCAAGATCATCGTGGTGGGGGACCTCTCGGTGGGGAAGACCTGCCTGATCAACCG CTTTTGCAAGGACACCTTCGACAAGAACTACAAGGCGACCATTGGGGTGGATTTCGAGATGGAGCGGTTCGAGGTGCTGGGGGTGCCCTTCAGCCTGCAGCT GTGGGACACGGCCGGCCAGGAGCGCTTCAAGTGCATCGCCTCCACCTACTACCGGGGAGCACAAG CCATCGTCATCGTCTTCGATGTCAACGATGTGGCATCCCTGGACCACACACG GCAGTGGCTGGCTGATGCCCTGAAGGAGAATGACCCATCCAACGTCATCCTCTTCTTGGTGGGCTCCAAGAAGGACCTGAGC ACGCCGGCACAGTACAGCCTGATGGAGAAGGATGCTCTGAAAGTGGCCCAGGAGATGCAGGCGGAGTACTGGGCCGTCTCCTCACTCACTG gggagaaCGTGCGGGATTTCTTCTTCCGTGTGGCGGCACTAACCTTCGAGAACAGCGTGCTGGCCGAGCTGGAGCGCAGCAGTGCCCGCAAGATCGGAGACACCGTGC GGATCAGCAGCAACGAGAATGACCTGTACCTGTCGGCACCCCGCAAGAAACCCAAGTGTTGCCAGTGA